ATACAAAAAACAAGTACATCATTTTCtcaaaaaatcttaaaaatacTAATGGTTTTGCATTGAGTCCCAtaatccaaatccaaatggGTTACTTTTAGAACAATGAATCCAATCTCTGTATgcctatttattaatttaatggTCAACGACTGATGTCAATCGATTTCAATTATTTGATCCagttttggttcaattcaatGTACAACAATGTGATAATTGAAACAAAATATGAGCATGTTTCTTAAAATGATAATCAAAATGGCTTGATTTGATTTGGGTACCATATTCGATTTGAACCCATTTGTATTCACTTTAGGCCctattttaggtgtttgggCCAACTTTTATATctttgtaaaaataaaatatttatttatcatattttttcaaacattaaaaaggaatagaatttatCATCTGCAATTTTTGAAGCATAATAAAGGCATGTGTAATTTGGTTTAGTCCGAAAATGGGTAttttggtttgaacaaaaaatttcagctttgaaattgaaattgaaatcgaacCGAACTAAAAAAAGATTCCATATTTTttaaccaaaaccaaattgatttggtttggtttagttttaaACGGTCATTTCATTCAGTTTCAGTTCTAAATTGACTCCCTTATTGTCAACTTCATATAGAAACTACTTCACGTCGATCGCTAATAACTGGTTGTTTTCTTTAATAAGATGAATGCACTGCCTAGTTATAAAAATTTAGCTCTTGGTCCTCTCTTTATTCATTAATTGTATGTATGATAATACTTCTCATTGTTGAGATATACTGAAGGCAAGGCaggggagaaaagagagaaatcttGAGGTTCTCTTTTCTTGCAACGGTTGATGATTCACATAGATGGTGCACAAAGATCATTCATAGGTGAACAATACGTTTCCCTACTTCATTTTGTATCCTCAAAAAAACCAAGACATGATATCCACATAGCACATCAATTAACCCAATCAGTATGGTTACACTACCATCAAGGTGATGTAACTACAGACATTGATATAtttatttagggaaaaagatctctgtctaggagtgtggcctacgccagcactcctatgagtctatctctcttctccccatgtgaaaagacacctctgcccccttgttttaaggaagagaaagatagacacatgagagtactggcgtaggccacactctcgtacagaaaactgcttcccatttaTTTAATAGACCTTTTGctttctcataaaaaataaaaataaaagaatactaTGTTTATGGCTAGGCTTTATGAGATATTCTTACGAGGATAAgtttactttaaaaaaataaatacccACATTGGAAACCTCATAATAGGAAAGGACAAACTTTTTTTAcgtttattatttaataatcaTCTGAATACAAAAAAGGGTGAAGATAGAAGTCCTAGGCGTCACTAtacctagtgaagtataatgtttcactatttgccacatggcaatacATAGGTTAATCCATATAATTGAGGATCCCACATACATCTTAATCACCAAATTTTAGTCCACTCCAGagtaagcaaggaaagttgctcaaactttgaatcaaagttttagtaaaaatactaaaatgtcatcaaatggagatgaatataaaatacaaaatgatatCTTTTGTAATATTAGGTACTTCCTCTActattttttaagtttaaaataaaatcatgggagaaagttttctatccgggagtgtggcctatgccagcactcccatgagtctatctctcttctcttcatttgaaaagacacctcaacccctttgttttgaagaggagagagatagacacatgggagtgttggcgtaggccatactcccAGACAGAAAGCTACTTCCTTAAAATCATACCAAGAAAATGCTTGTGTGGTGTTTATCAAATAGATTTAAATACATAGTGCCTCGTaggagttggaggatccagcctAGCCAAACAGGCGGTTGGGtgagttgggctcacgttcatGTAAGTGAGCATATGAGAACGGGTTACGtccattcagatggaatccaccctcTGGGACCCAACCCGTACGTGAACGTGTGAACCTGTCtcgggtttggtcatttcaaagggaggGGGCtgcctgtgaaatgacccaaatacCCCTGTTTTGGCtggactggatcctccagctcccgccccagctggaggagagccaaatttaGCGAAAACAGTAATCGCAGCCTCTCCGTCTCAACCTCTAACGTCTTCGTTCTCGAAATCTAAGCCAGCATTTCAGTCATCCCTCGTTGGACTctacatcaagtcatcaagACCAAGCTCCCTTGCCAGTCCCTGAAGATGGCAGTTGCCTCTAGGCCTCTCACCATTGTCGCCGAGACTAAGAAAGCCGTCGCAGTCCTCAAGGGCAATTCCCAGGTGGAAGGCGTTGTCACCTTAACTCAAGAAGACGACGTTCTGTGCTTCGAttcccttcctttcctcttcatGTCAACAACGCTTTGCTAGTGGTGATGATACTGTTCTGCATCTGTCGAATTGGTGAATAGAATTCGTAAGTAATGGTTTTTGTTTGGAACTTCGAGAAGGTGATGTCAGATTGTTCGACTACAGGTCCTATGACGGTGAATGTTCGTGTCACAGGACTCACTCCTGGACCTCACGGTTTCCATCTTGTGAATCTTTATTGTAATCGATTGATCTTAGTTTTCATCATTTCGGCGGCAAATTAAATGAATCAATTCCTTCTAAtctttccccccttttctcGTTTCCATTTGGGTCCTCTGATGCAGCACAGGTTTGGGCTTTCTCGCGATTACTTGGTTTAATAAATTATCTGAAGATTCAGGGGATTTTGAAGTTTGGAAATGTAGATTAGTACCCTGTGTTAATGAGTCTGTGTTACGGTTCTctttccccctcctcctcctctttgtTGACCAATTAGGGGCACACTTCAATCCCAATAATATGACGCACAGTGCTCCTGAGGATGAAGTCCGCCATGCGGGTGACCTGGGAAACATAGTTGCTAACATGTTATTAATTGTATGAATTACTGAATTAGTTTCTGTTTCATGTCAATACAGGTGTGGCTGAAGCAACAATTGTAGATAACCaggtaccactctgaaacttAAATGGTTTGTGAATCTTTTATTCATTTGCGTATTAATTTAGCTAGAATCTGGTACTTGGTCATTGTTAATTTTTTGAATTGGGATTTCTTAAGTTCAATTTTACATGAAATATGCAGGTACCATTTATTGGGTCTAATGCCGTTATTGGAAGAGCTTTTGTGGTTCATGAGCTAAAGGATGACCTTGGAAAGGGTAAAGTTTGATGTCCATTAGCTTCAGCTAATCTGTGTTTCATTTTCCTTTAATTCCCTAACCCAGATGCCGACCCCCCGCGGTTGGTTGATATGATTATCAATTGATTtaacttttctttccatttctgcTCTTCTGTTTATCTTCTGACTCTTTATGTTTGATGCACCTGTAGGTGGACATGAACTTAGCCTTACCACTGGGAATGTAGGTGGAAAATTGGCCTGTGGTACATTGTTGAAGgctattttttgtttgttaatTTAATGGCCAGAATCTGCATTGACAGCTAGTACTCAACTCATGAATTGCAAAATCAGTTCCAAGTGGTCACATTGATAATTCAGTGTTTATACTCTCTAGGAAAGTTATGAAAGGATGACTGCTCATATAGACATTCTTGACTAAAGCATTTGGTGCATAAATGTGATTTACAAATTGTCTTGGTTGCCGCTATGATTGAGCTGTTCTTCTTATTAATTGCTTAAATTTATGGAGTTGATTTAGAACAATAAAAAGGGTTTTCTAATTGCTTAGCTTATGCTTATCAATGGTCTTTTCACTTCTCAGTTACTATTTGAACTTATTCTTGCCCCCTTCCTCTCCCCGCCCTCCTTGGAGAGGGGGCATCATTATTCATTGTGTATACCCCTTTTTTGAGCTGTGTTGAGTCAATTGATGTTTTGGGTTGCTGTGGGCTTGACTGTTTGCTGCAGTAGTGGATTGTCTGTTTAAGGTTCCCAAAATTCTGGAATCTGGTGTGGTACTCATTAATTTTGACCGTCTAAATGAATTAAAGGGATACTAGTGGAGCACAAAAAGCCAACCCAGTCTATTCTATATgatgaataatcaattatggTATCTGAACCTAATCGGGATGTTTCCTAAATATGATTCCCCATGAAATCTTCCTTACACCTCAAAATTTTCCGTGTTGTGGTTTCCTTCCATGATGGATGTTGGTGTCCTTTCTTTCCCATGGATGTTGGTGGTGCTTTGAAGTGCTCTTTGTATGCATATCATGCATATATGTGAAACTTGTGAAGACAGGAGtaggaagagaaaaaatagtGAAGCCAGTCTCCTAGTTTCTGGTGAGGATACCTTGGACTTCTTAAGCAGCTGTGGCTTGATATATAAACTAAATTTGATGTGTAACTCACTTCCTTCTTGTGCTTTTTCGTTTTTTTATCAGAGAGCATAATTTAGTTATGGGAAGGGGTTTGCTGTCAGGCTGCATGGTCCCCATGCTAGTGCAGGGGCTAATGGGAGCGTGCACACGGGCATCCAAAGGGAGGGGTCGGGTAGTCATTTCACTGccccatgtgagagggcataggggGGGGGGTGCtcggtagcattctttttccctttagttATATAGTCAACTAGTCAAGGAAACCTAATCCCCCcagaggaaaaggaaaatagGTTAAAGAGGATAACAAGGAGAACTTGGCATTTGGGGGGGAATCGAGGTTATAGTTTCTTAGGTTGATGCTTCTAGAGATTCCAAGGATGTTAACCATATTCATGGTTTGAAATAATCGAAAGTGAGATAGGTTGGTCTCTGCTTCCCTTTTGCTTGTTGATTGGCACAGTGGAAGGGTTAagcttaatttgttttttttattactgTGCCCTTAGTATCTAGGGTATAGTTTAAAACTGAGGAtatagtattttttttgttctcttgttCTTTGGATGAGTTCTGGGAGACAAAGGGGAGCTGATGCATCAGTTCTTTAAGGTTTTCATACATGGTGAAGTCTCAATCTCATGATTCTATCAatgcttctttctttttttgggggggggggggggtgttgggtggtagaggaagaaaaaggacGTATCCCCTTCTTCCTATGCAATGAAGACCTCTCTCTGCTTTTACCACATCTTTCATGTTCTTGGTCCAAATGGTATTGGCAGGAGCTGATCCTTTCCTGGATCAGGATATTTAAATCCATTTACCACATCTTTCATGTTCTTGGTCCAAATGGTATTGGCAGGAGCTGATCCTTTCCTGGATCAGGATATTTAAATCCATTTACCACATCTTTCATGTTCTTGGTCCAAATGGTATTGGCAGGAGCTGATCTTTTTCTGGATCAGGCTATTTAAATCCGTAAAATGCTCTTCTATCTTATAGTTCTGGATATCATACCTTGCTCCATACATTACTTAGAAGTCTGGATTGTCTGCAGCAAGAATGTGTGATGTATTTTCTATAAACATTGCAAAGGCTGgagaaaagcattttttttcATACATAGGTCCGTAGTACGTATGTAATAGTAGTTATCTACTGAAAATCCCCTTATGatgcttttcctttttctttctttttgcctCCCATCAAGCATTTGCATAAAGTAATGAATTACACATTCCAGAGGAGGCAAACTCTTTATTTTGTCCCCGCTTGCCAGTAAAATTCCAGGTTCCTCATTTTTATTATAAGGTTTTCAGTTTTCCTCATTGTACTCTTTCTCTTTGTCAAAatttacttagtttttttttttaatggaaaaaactTTACATAGTTAAAAAGCTAGTTTTTGGGGtgcctatttttttttattttatggaatgAGTAAATGATATATACACCTGCAGATGTTTCTTTGACATGGTGAGGGGCTCATTTCACAATATGTTGCACTTGCCACTGTTGCATTGCATTGAATTGAGCATTTTAGCATCAAATAGAGCAAAAGAAAATATGGAAGATCTAGAAAATGTAGTGACTTTGAGGAGTGGTTAACTATGAAGGGTCTATGGCCTTGCCTATGGACCATGGGTCTATTTGACTATTCCTTTCTACCTAATAGGAGAAattgatataaaaaataaaaatgcttGAAATAGACTTGCTGAGGGGCTCATTTCATCCTATACTGCTTTCTCAGTAAGTTTGCTCTAACCTTTAGTTATTAAGAGAAGCAACAACGGAGGTAACTGACCCTATTTGTCTGAGACTTCAAGAGCTCGGAATAGACTTGCTGGGTCACAATTGGTTTGGACTGGAAAAGAATAAAATGCTGGGTGAATTCTTTGATAAGAATCTGTTACAGCTTGGCTTTTTCGACCTGAACCCTAACCTGAATCCGATGGTAGGTCCAGAATCCGAAGTGGCAGCCTTGTATACATTTTGGAGTATTGCTTTGATGTTCGAatgagtagaagatgaagaagggaatCTTGGTGGTAACCCGTTGTCTACCGGCAAAATGACGCGTACCTCCCCTATACAAATTTCGAAATTTACAATCTAATGTATAAATCATGGAAAGCGACCTTGACCATGTTTTGGGTATTTGGGGCATGAAAACATCATTGGAAATGTGTTAATACGCGAAACCGCCAAAGCTTGAGGCGTTCCGACACTTGGACAGCACATAAAGCACTCTGGTGGATCACTCTGGTCAACCACTTTACCAACCAGAGTTACTGTTACTACAGATTCCTATCTCGAGAGTGTGGGACCCGGTACCTCGAGTCGGGGATCTTGCCGCCACGTCCCATTTAGCTTGTTGAAATGTTTCCCCAACAACGCTGGTACGTGGGGCCCACTTAACTAACCCTCGTACACAAATTCGGCTAATTAATTAAGATAAGACTAAACTAACCGACTCAACCCACTGTCtatataaaccaaaaattaaaccTCAAACTCATTTCACTATTCCTATCTCTATGTGGAATACGTTGgaagcagagaagaaaagaaaagaaaagagaaagaagaagagaagaagaggaggaagaacttGGATTTCCCAAATTCGTCTGAGGTAGtatctcatctcatctctctcttccttgatcATAAATCCTATAGCAAGCCTTGCTAATTTCATTCTGAAATTCTCAAATCTTCTAGGATTGTTAAGCTATAAGTTAGAATTTATCCTATTGTTTTTCAATTGGTAAGACAACCTCTAAATCCTAGTTAATTTCCTTTTCAAATCTGTTTTAGACTTAGGAtttgttgaagtactgttcatgtgacactgttcacgtgaacagtgatttggttgatatgtgtatcttctattttcctaatcctagttggagtcctagtttctaattatgttaagtcctaattctactatgagttgttagttttagtttcagtttgagttgttagttctagttcttttcctattgtaacttggaatcctatcatgattaggaattcctaatctgattaggagttcccctttctattgtaatttgagattataaatacaagcattataagggagactgataagttaaatagttctctcctcttcctcatcttcttcgctttctcttttcttctctctagagttactggttacaggtcctaggttttctacatggtatcagagctattgTAACCAGTACTAATTCTCTCCATAATAGCTGTTTTGAGagttgttttaagttttttggtttgaagaaggaaaccctagttcataaaagaagaagaactagggtttcgtatgATGAATCATACATATTTGATTCGAAGGTTTGCTGGTCATGGTGTTTATTCTGCCGCATGGATTCTCTGGTTTTTGctatcgattttggggttctgAAATCGCTGAATATGGTAGTCGATTGTTGATGGCGTTTTGATATTGTTGAAACCACTTTTGTTTGATGTTGAGGGGTTCATTGGTTCTTCGATTATTGCGGTCCCTGTTATGGTTTCTGATATTTGTTGGTTCGAAGGTTTGGTCGATGGAGTATATGCTGTCTCCTGGAGTCGATTTTCTGCTTTGCTTGCTGCTGCAGTAATTTTTTGGAGGAGTTACACTCAACTTCATCAATTAATGGTTTGAAGAAGTTCTTTTTCCTGCGGTAGTTGCTGCCCCTCTTCACCTGCGTTTTTTGGAGTCTCTATTCCCTTGAAGACCAAGTCTCTTTTTTTGCTTTGGAGATTGGTTGTTCTTATTGGAGATTCATTCCAGCAGCCATGGACAGCATCTTTTTAAGGTTTTCACTCTCTTGAATCGATTTCTCCAAATATCGAACTATTTTTTTTCCGGTTCTTCTTTGACTGGCTGCATCGATCACTTGCTGGTTTATGGTTTCTCCCTGGTTTCGATCTGAGCTGCAACTACCTCCACGACTGATTTCAGAATCACCACTTCAACTCTATTGTTACTCTCTGGACTCAATATTGTGGGAATCAATAGGCCCTGGTATTACGTTACAACATCTTAAATTTCAGGTTGAACCAAGCTTGCAAGAGTGAGATCTATTAATTGAATCATGTTGGGTTTCCGCTGGATTTGCTGGTTCTGTTGAGTCGTAAGGAAGAAGTTAACATCCTTCTTTatgtttccttttattttatcacAACTCCCTTTGatttgctgaatctatttgcaCTTGTATGCTCCTACCGATGCTAATGTTGCTGCCTATGATTCAAATTTCGTATTTGATTTGTATCGTTGCATCTGGAGGAGAATTTTGGAGTTGTGGCTGGGTTTTGTAAGGTTGAAGTCGATGAGCTGCCGCTGCCgctggttcctcttcttccttggtTTCCGCTGCTGTTTGGAGCcttgaggttgaagacgatGGGTTCTCCATACTCACGGTTCATTCTCCCCTATTAACCTCTTTGGTATTTAATGCTCCTATTACCCTTCCTTAATTATTACCCATCCATTTCATATCTATTTACATCTTGCCATTAAGTTTTTCTCCTTCCAAGTCTGTCCCCCATTTATAAATCTAATTCCCTACATGacccattactttcttatttaccaagggacccttgcaaaattctggttatttatgGAACTGCCATTCTTTTttgatacattcccctatttgactgcccaattgacccttaaaattctggtttattaccagtttgtcctttggcttggtttgtatttaaaagtggatttccaccaaattacagccatgccatccttttttccaacaccgttccctttcaataattctaattcccttcatatcccctACATTTGGCctatacccataacccctttggaagttaatggtttctctaatttgtcatttcttccttttccattatccttagcacctcttggataattctggaatattatgtttttgccttatctcttacatcatctctgttatgtccacgtgtactacgcgtgagggggggattatgtacaatacacctgcagacattgcagaacgcagaacttgcaggaataTTGGTGCagaacatagaagatcagttttctccaccattgctattgggtatccttcgttattgggttgagtttgccgtaagggggagattgaagtattgaagagtattgaagatatttggttgttgcctatttgaggactttcagttgggttgatacagtattTTTTCCGCTCTCTGATTCTATTtgttttggaagacattccagtcttggtttgctgatcatgtctgtctaagttttgaagatttatttgggagctgcattcatatgtcaagctggattctgctgcaccttagttttttttttcccattttgttcaagttgggcattaataccttgtatgcgccaacttgagggggagtgttagcattatttggagtttttttttctttagttcaagctggattttctttccttacttatttgtataattcagcttgagggggagtgttgaggtactgttcatgtgacactgttcacgtgaacagtgatttggttgatatgtgtatcttctattttcctagtcctagttggagtcctagtttctaattatgttaagtcctaattctactgtgagttgttagtcttagtttcagtttgagttgttagttctagttcttttcctattgtaacttggaatcctatcatgattaggaattcctaatctgattaggagttcccctttctattgtaatttgagattataaatacaagcattatgagggagactgataagttaaacagttctctcctcttcctcatcttcttcgctttctcttttcttctctctagagttactggttacaggtcctaggttttctacaggaTTTCTATAATTTCTTCATCTAATTCTGTTTCTAAGTTAATACTTAACCAATTCATGGTTTATGGATTAGCTTTTACcaattaaaaacaaattttcTATCATGTATGACTGTATTTGTAATTGGAAATCAAAATCCATTGCATACACCCAACCCCAACTCAATTTAACAAATtacccatttcccaaacctatACTTGGGTTCAATTTGAATAATCTATGACCTAGACACCATCCCTGATGTCAATTGGGAaagaccaacccaaaacctccattaaaactctgtttttctttttttttttcgtttctggttgtctctggtggaagttactggtcaaccagagacatAGACCAGAGTTACTGAAAGGTGTTTCTTCACTTCAAATCTATTCCGAATCGACCCTAACTTATCTTGGGATCTCAGTATCATTAAAATATCATCTAGTATGCATGTTTAATTGATAGCTTTTAGAAACCTAACTCTCGAGTCAATTTTTCCGTTTGCTGTTTGTTTCTGGTGGAAGTCATTGGTCAACCAGAGACACAGACCAGTATTGCTGTCAGACGTTCTCTTAGCTCCAGACCTGTTTTAAATTAACCTAACCTATATTGGAACTCCAGAAACATTAGGATACCGCCTAACATATATGTTTAGTTTATAAATATTAGGAACTAACTCTTAGATCATTGAACCTACTGGCAAACGACTCGTGAACTAACCCGACAGCGCAAAATCAACTAAAGCAAGGTGAGTGAGGATTggccttgattttatttttggtgtgtttatcattttagattgattattagGAACCGTGCATATGTATGAATTTATTCTTGTTAGAATctgtcttattaattatttcgTTTATACTTTATGATTACGAAATTGTGAAATTACGATGTGATGTGGAATGTGTTGGAATGTGAACTCTgtatgttagaatagatgccgtagacggcttggaaatgagaggtatggtatgccgtagtatgggatgcgggagcactgtacacctcgtatTGTGCCATTTAGATTGCATATGGTTAGGGACGACATTCCTTggtactacaacccttaccagtaggggtccaggtgttgggtgatcatagccccCTGTCGCTGAGGAGTGTGTGGAACACCGGGGTGGGGTCCAAGCTATGATTATCGGAGTCTACCCACAGGGGGATCTGGGGATTACGACCGGTTTGGGCTCCatgcaacaattgaggttacgGCTTTGGTTGAGTTGACGAACCCAAGTCTGTTTTCTCGAGTTGTTGGCGTAGTACCGACTTAGAGACTTAGGTATTGATTGTTAGATGGAAATTAGGTTTAAAAtcaatccatgcatttaggatttttgttttgtatgtgcaaatgcttgtgtgtgtggtctatcctttacttgctgggctcggtggagctcacccctgtgcaatattttcttttagatgatcttacaAGTGGATACGGTGGTGGCGGAGGGGATTACTTGGAGAACTGGGACTGATGACGTAgtctttttaattgtttttcttttgttaaaactcTACTCTTTATGGCGGATGTATTTCCACTATATATATTTTAGTATAGCTTGTTTCTAGTCCGATGGATGAAATTATGTAAATCTAGGCTGTTTGGGAAAAAGGGGATCTGAATGTAAATAATATTTATATAAACTTGTGAATTGTACTTTCCGcgcactctgatcaatgaaatactttttatcttgatttggtgttgtgcttgtgacgtgtaaatactgcatctggatcctggaggtcttcgagtacttcgggtattcgggtcactAGCCGAATCCTCCCCGGGAGTAGTTTTCGGGTGTGACAAAGATGGTATCAAAGCGTGATGCTCTATTTACACTCACAAGCGACGGAAGCG
The nucleotide sequence above comes from Telopea speciosissima isolate NSW1024214 ecotype Mountain lineage chromosome 3, Tspe_v1, whole genome shotgun sequence. Encoded proteins:
- the LOC122655111 gene encoding superoxide dismutase [Cu-Zn], chloroplastic-like, producing MAVASRPLTIVAETKKAVAVLKGNSQVEGVVTLTQEDDKVMSDCSTTGPMTVNVRVTGLTPGPHGFHLVFPPFSRLGFLAITWFNKLSEDSGDFEVWKCRLVPCVNESVLRFSFPLLLLFVDQLGAHFNPNNMTHSAPEDEVRHAGDLGNIVANVNTGVAEATIVDNQVPFIGSNAVIGRAFVVHELKDDLGKGGHELSLTTGNVGGKLACGVVGLTPVQ